TTGTTTGACGCTGTGCAGATGGAGCGCATTTTTCCCGATGGCAAAACTTTTCCTGATTGTACCCCCAGGCGTTCTGCCGTGGCCATTATGGTTAGCTATAACAAGCAGCGCACCGATCCTGGTTTTAATTTAAAAAGTTTTGTACAGGATAACTTTACCGAACCTGCCCCGGCAGGCTCAACCTATCGCAGTAATGTGAAGAAAGGCGTGCAGTATCACATTGAAGAGCTATGGAATGTGTTGCAGCGCCATGCCGATACCGCTACCAACTCCTCGCTTATTCCGTTGCCGTATAGCTACGTGGTGCCCGGCGGACGTTTCAGGGAGGTTTACTACTGGGATTCATACTTTACCATGCTTGGCTTGGAAGAAAGTAAGCGTTATGACGTGATCAGCAATATGGTCAAAAATTTCGCTTATCTAATAGATACCTATGGCCACGCACCCAACGGCAACCGTACGTACTATCTGAGCCGCTCGCAACCGCCATTTTTTGTGCTGATGGTAGAATTGCTGGCCCGATATACCGATCGCGGTGTACTCATTACTTATCGCCCGCAACTAATTGCCGAGTATAATTACTGGATGAAGACCGGCCCGCAACTAAAGCCGGGCCAAACGAGCAACAATGTGGTGTGTATGCCTGATGGTAGTCTGCTTAATCGTTATTGGGACTATAGCGCCTCTCCACGCGACGAATCGTATCGGGAGGATGTTCTGGGTGCTCGCGAGTCAAAACAGGCTCCAGTGGCTTATTATCGTAATATCCGGGCAGCTGCCGAGTCGGGCTGGGATTTTAGCAGTCGCTGGCTGGCAGATGGCAAAACGCTGGCCACCATTCAAACTACAGATCTGGTGGCTATCGATCTGAATTGTATCCTTTACCGGCTGGAACAAACCATCGCCTCGTCATACCGGTTAAGCGGGCAGGTTAACTCGGCCCAATTTTATCAGGCCAAAGCCCGCCAGCGTCAGAAAGCTATCCTGAAATATTGCTGGAATGCCTCGCTTGGCGATTTTCAGGATTACAATATCAGAACCCGCACGCTATCGCCGCAGGTTACTATTGCCACGGCTTATCCGCTTTTCTTCAATATAGCTACTACAGCTCAGGCTAAGCAAATAGCCAAACTGATAGGTGCAAAGTTTGTGCGTGCCGGAGGTGTGGCCACCACGTTAGTCAATACCGGGCAACAATGGGATAGCCCTAACGGCTGGGCTCCGCTGCAATATATCACCATAACGGGCCTGCGTAATTACGGACAAGATAGCCTGGCGCATGTAATCAGCTCTCGCTGGATCAGCACCAATACCCGGGTGTTTATGCAAACCGGCAAACTACAAGAAAAGTATGAGGTAGAAACCACCGGTAACCAGGCCGGCGGCGGCGAGTACCCGCTGCAAGATGGTTTTGGTTGGACTAACGGCGTGCTGGAAAAGTTAATGGGAGCGGGGAAGTAAATATTACAAGTGGCCTGTGTGATTCCCTCCCCAGGGAGGGATGTGAAAATTTACAAAACCATCTCCGGTACCTCGCCCTCAATAATCAGCTTGCCTGCGGTGGCCTTTTTAATTTCCTCAACACTGATGCCGGGTGCGCGCTCCAGTAGTTTAAAACCGCCCTCTGGTAATACGTCAAGAACCGCCAATTCTGTTACTATTTTTTTTACACAATGGATGCCGGTGAGGGGTAGGGTGCACTTGGGTAATAGTTTAGATTCGCCCTCCTTGTTCACATGCTGCATGGCCACAATAATGTTCTCTGCGCTGGCCACCAGATCCATGGCGCCACCCATGCCTTTTACCATTTTTCCGGGAATCTTCCAGTTGGCAATATCGCCGTTTTCAGATACCTCCATGGCGCCCAGAATAGTAAGATTAACCTTCTTGGCGCGAATCATCCCGAAGCTCATAGCCGAATCAAAAATAGCCGAGCCCGGTAGTATGGTGATGGTTTGCTTGCCGGCGTTAATGGTGTCAGGGTCTTCCTCGCCCGCGATAGGGAAGGGCCCCATGCCCAGCAATCCGTTTTCAGATTGCAGCACCACGTCCATTTCGTTGGGTATATAATTGGCCACAAGGGTGGGTATGCCAATGCCCAGATTAACATAATAGCCATCCTTAATTTCGCGCGCTATGCGTTTGGCAATGCCTTCTTTGTCTAACATAAAAAACGGTTTATAAGCGTCGTTTAGAGCGACAAAACAAATTAGCAATTTGTTTCAGAAAACAGTCAGTCCGGGCAGTTTTTTATTTAGACGGAGGTTTTTGGGGGAGTTTGTTTTTAATGTTTTAAGTTAAATTAATTAGTAATATAAATTATTTATACATCTGAATATTAATTTGATATAAAAAGTTCTGTATTCAAATACAGAACTTTTATCCATATTTAAGTATTAAATTGTCAGGCCGGTTTGTCATTGCGAGGAACGAAGCAATCTCGTCGAATGCTTGTCGGAATTGCATGTCCTGAATGCTTTGTGACGAGATTGCTTCGTTCCTCGCAATGACAGTTTGGCGACGATGAAAAGCAGTTTTCTGTACCCCGATTAACGTTTGTTCCCGCTTTGCGCTCATACGCCTACAGGCCTTATGCACGGGCCGGTATCCGCTCTAATCGGGTTTAGTGTGATCGATGGTCCCGTAGATGAAAAGCATCAGATCAATTCCTTATCTTTAACCCAATGCGTTACCTGAAACTTATCCTAAGCATCATCAGAAAGATCATTACCGGCTTTTTCGCTTTTGTGCTCAGCTACCTTTTCATCGCCATGGTGCTGTCAGAAATTCCGGTGAACCGAAACCATTTGAAAGGGCATGATATTGCCATCTATATCCTCACCAATGGCGACCATACTGATGTGGTTTTGCCCGTCAAAACATCGCTTATTGATTGGAGCCGGCAAGTGAAGTTTGCGCACACCATCAGTCAAGACACGGCTTTCAAATACGTAGCCCTGGGCTGGGGCGATAAAGGCTTCTATCTCAATACACCAACATGGGCACAACTAAAGTTTAGTGTGGCATTCAAAGCGGCAACGGGCTTGAGTACAGCTGCTATCCACGCCACATTCTATAAAGAGATGCATGAAAGCAAACGCTGCGTGAAGATTTGGATTGATAAGGCTCAGTATCAAAAAATGATAGCTTATATTAATTCAAGTTTTATTTTAGATAAATCAGGCCAACCACTCAATATAAAAACCAACGCTCAGTACGGCCGCAACGATGCTTTCTATGATGCTAAGCGGGTTTACAGCATTTTCTACACTTGTAATACCTGGGCCAATGGTGCGCTAAAGGCCGCCGGTATTCGCGCCTGTTTGTGGACGCCTTTTGACAGAGGAATCTTTTATCAGTATAGCAAATAACGGGCAGGAAGAAAGCGTTAAGAATCACTGAATGGGGCTTTTTAGTACATTCTTGTCCGTTGCTTCCCGACTCTTGCTTCTAAAAAGCTAGCGTCATGAAAAAGCAACTAATCACCAATCAACCAATTACTAATCACTAATTATTATCTTTGCAGCTTGATATGAGTAAGCACGGAAGGATATTGGTTGCCATGAGTGGCGGTGTGGACAGTTCGGTTGCCGCGGTGATGCTGCATGAGCAGGGTTATGAGGTAATTGGCCTGACTATGAAAACCTGGGATTATGCGTCGGCAGGTGGCTCGTCTAAAGAGACCGGATGTTGTAGCCTGGATAGTATTAATGATGCCCGTGCACTGGCCGTGGCTTATGGTTTTCCGCATTACATCCTGGACATCCGCGATGAGTTTGGCGATTTTGTAATCGACAATTTTGTGGACGAATACATGGCCGGCCGCACGCCAAACCCATGTGTGTTATGCAACACCCACATTAAATGGGAAGCCTTGCTAAAGCGTGCCGATAAGCTGGATTGTGAGTTTATTGCCACCGGCCATTACGCTAACATTCGCCAGCAGGAAGAGAACAACAGGTATGTGATCTCTAAAGGCCGGGATGAAAATAAAGATCAGTCTTACGTGTTGTGGGGCGTATCTCAGAAAAACCTTGCGCGTACCCATTTTCCGTTAGGTAATTTTACTAAAGCAGAGATCCGTCAGATGGCGCTTGATATGGGGCAATTTGATCTGGCCACCAAAAGCGAGAGCTATGAAATATGTTTTGTGCCCGATAACGATTATAGAGCGTTTTTAAGGCACAAAGTAGGAGATATGGATGCAAGGGTTGGTCAGGGTAGTTTTGTGCTTACAGACGGCACCGTAGTGGGCCAGCATCAAGGTTATCCGTTCTATACCATCGGTCAGCGCAAAGGCCTGGGCATAGCACTGGGTAAACCTATGTTTGTAACCCGTATAGATCCTACCACCAATACTGTGGTTCTGGGTACCGAAGAAGAGCTGCAAAAACGCGAAGCCTGGGTGCGCAACCTCAACCTCATTAAATACGAAAACATTAACCAGCCCCTACAGGCGGTTACCAAAATACGCTACAAAGACGCCGGCACCGAAAGCACCATTGTGCAAATGGGCGATAACATGAAAGTAGATTTTACGCATGCCGTAGCAGGTATAGCTCCCGGTCAGTCAGCCGTATTCTATGAAGGTTCGGATTTGCTGGGCGGCGGATTTTTGATATAACTGGTCATTAGTCATTGGTATGTCTCCTGAGGACTTAATAAAATAGAAAAGCGGCGTAAGCCGCTTTTCTATTTTTATCCGTATGTCATCCCGACGAAGGAGGGATCTTTTCGATATTGAATCCAGAAGCGCAAATCCGACTTGTTGTTCCGAAAAGATCCCTCCTTCGTCGGGATGACAGATTGTTAGCACTAATCACTAATGACTAATGACCGGCGCAGCCAAAATGACTACCCCACAAACACCGTCTTAATATTCACAAACTCGTGTATCCCGAACATTCCCAATTCCCGACCGTAGCCCGATTGTTTAATGCCGCCAAAGGGCAGGCGCGGGTCTGATTTTACCAGCGCGTTTACAAAGCACGAACCAGCCTCCAGTTGCGTGGCGGCAATGTGCTCGCCGCGGGCCTGATCTTTGGTAAATATGGCCGCGCCCAGACCGAAATTGCTATCATTGGCCAGGGCAATGGCCTCGGCTTCATCGGTGGCGCTGATGATGGCTGCTACCGGGCCGAATAGTTCTTCATCAAATGCCGGCATCCCTTTTTTTACGTTGCTGAGTACGGTTGGTGGGTAATAGGCCCCCGGGCCGCCGCAAACTTTGCCGCCTAACAGCAATTTAGCGCCTTTGGCGATAGAATCTTCTACCTGTTGATGTAGTTGATCGCGAAGATTAACCCGTGCCTGCGGGCCGATATCTACGCCGCCCTGCAGCGGATCGCCCATTACCTTGGCGGCCATTTTATCTACAAACAGTCGGGTAAACTCATCTTCTGCATCCTTAACCACTATAAAACGTTTGGCGGCAATGCAGCTCTGGCCGCCGTTAATCAATCGGCTCTCCACGCAAATGTGGGCGGCGTGGTCCAGATCTGCATCGGCTAAAATCACATAGGCATCACTACCGCCCAGCTCCAATACCGTTTTTTTAATCAGCTCGCCAGCTTTGGCGGCAACTTTACTGCCTGCGCCATTGCTGCCGGTGAGTGTTACGGCTTTAATGTACGGGTGTTCGATGATCTGCTCTACGGCATCGGCGCCTACCAGCAGGGTTTGAAAAACATGTGCGGGGAAACCTGCTGCTTTTACCATCTCTTCTATAATCAGCGCGCAGCCTGGTACGTTGCTGGCATGTTTTAAAACGCCACAATTGCCGGCAGCCAATGCGGGAGCCAGAAAGCGGAACACCTGCCAGAACGGAAAATTCCATGGCATTACGGCCAGTACAGTACCAATTGGCTGAAAGGTGACGAAGCTTTTGCTGGCCTCGGTTTCAATCAATTGGTCCGCTAAAAAGCTTTCGGCATTATCAGCATAGTAGGTGCAAACGGCGGCGCACTTCTCGGCCTCACCAATGCCTTGATTAAGAGGCTTGCCCATTTCTATTGCCATTAGATGGGCTAGTTCATTTTTGCGGGTTTCCAGTTGCTCTGCCAGTTTATGGAGTAGGGCTGAGCGTTCTTGAAAACTGGTATTGTGCCATTGCAACCATGCCTGGTGTGTTTGATTGATCTTTTTGGCCACCTCATCGGCAGTATGGGCGTTATATTGTTTTATAACCTGATTGTTAGCGGGGTTTATAGATGAAATGAGCATTGCTGTTGTTTTAATTAGAAAGCCTGGTTAGGGCAAAAAGGTTTGTTTCAATAGCTTATTGCGGATGCGGTTTTTTATGGCGTTCGTCGTATTTCCCGCAGGATTCATAGGCATATTTGCGTAAAAGTTGGGTATTGTTAAGTTTAAGTAAATGTAGATTTTGTGCTAATTTATTGTGAAAATATTATTGCAAATGTCAGGTTTGAAACAGTGTTCAAATGAATCACAATAATATTTGAAAGTTTACTAAAAGTTTTCAGGCTATTGTAATGAGTATGTTACACCTATATATTTGAAATAACCTGAAGACGATGAAAACTATTATTAACAAACTAACTATCGAACAAAAAATACAGGGCATCATCCTGGCCATCATTGGCTGTGTTGCTCTTGTAGAATTCACTATTATGTAAGTCATAATAAATGTGAGAAGAAGACATTAAGTCAAAATCAAGGCGCCCTGACCAATGGCGCCTTTTGTATTTTATAAGGATTGGGGTTATGGTGGTTTGTTGGGTTGTTGTGAAGCAGCAGCTCCTATCCATCAGTTAAACCAGGATTAACTTCAAAAAAAAGCCGGACTCTAAAAT
This region of Mucilaginibacter yixingensis genomic DNA includes:
- the treF gene encoding alpha,alpha-trehalase TreF — protein: MLKRILVCLVCGYAWCQAQAQPKTPAQLYPGLFDAVQMERIFPDGKTFPDCTPRRSAVAIMVSYNKQRTDPGFNLKSFVQDNFTEPAPAGSTYRSNVKKGVQYHIEELWNVLQRHADTATNSSLIPLPYSYVVPGGRFREVYYWDSYFTMLGLEESKRYDVISNMVKNFAYLIDTYGHAPNGNRTYYLSRSQPPFFVLMVELLARYTDRGVLITYRPQLIAEYNYWMKTGPQLKPGQTSNNVVCMPDGSLLNRYWDYSASPRDESYREDVLGARESKQAPVAYYRNIRAAAESGWDFSSRWLADGKTLATIQTTDLVAIDLNCILYRLEQTIASSYRLSGQVNSAQFYQAKARQRQKAILKYCWNASLGDFQDYNIRTRTLSPQVTIATAYPLFFNIATTAQAKQIAKLIGAKFVRAGGVATTLVNTGQQWDSPNGWAPLQYITITGLRNYGQDSLAHVISSRWISTNTRVFMQTGKLQEKYEVETTGNQAGGGEYPLQDGFGWTNGVLEKLMGAGK
- a CDS encoding 3-oxoacid CoA-transferase subunit B — translated: MLDKEGIAKRIAREIKDGYYVNLGIGIPTLVANYIPNEMDVVLQSENGLLGMGPFPIAGEEDPDTINAGKQTITILPGSAIFDSAMSFGMIRAKKVNLTILGAMEVSENGDIANWKIPGKMVKGMGGAMDLVASAENIIVAMQHVNKEGESKLLPKCTLPLTGIHCVKKIVTELAVLDVLPEGGFKLLERAPGISVEEIKKATAGKLIIEGEVPEMVL
- a CDS encoding TIGR02117 family protein; protein product: MRYLKLILSIIRKIITGFFAFVLSYLFIAMVLSEIPVNRNHLKGHDIAIYILTNGDHTDVVLPVKTSLIDWSRQVKFAHTISQDTAFKYVALGWGDKGFYLNTPTWAQLKFSVAFKAATGLSTAAIHATFYKEMHESKRCVKIWIDKAQYQKMIAYINSSFILDKSGQPLNIKTNAQYGRNDAFYDAKRVYSIFYTCNTWANGALKAAGIRACLWTPFDRGIFYQYSK
- the mnmA gene encoding tRNA 2-thiouridine(34) synthase MnmA; translation: MSKHGRILVAMSGGVDSSVAAVMLHEQGYEVIGLTMKTWDYASAGGSSKETGCCSLDSINDARALAVAYGFPHYILDIRDEFGDFVIDNFVDEYMAGRTPNPCVLCNTHIKWEALLKRADKLDCEFIATGHYANIRQQEENNRYVISKGRDENKDQSYVLWGVSQKNLARTHFPLGNFTKAEIRQMALDMGQFDLATKSESYEICFVPDNDYRAFLRHKVGDMDARVGQGSFVLTDGTVVGQHQGYPFYTIGQRKGLGIALGKPMFVTRIDPTTNTVVLGTEEELQKREAWVRNLNLIKYENINQPLQAVTKIRYKDAGTESTIVQMGDNMKVDFTHAVAGIAPGQSAVFYEGSDLLGGGFLI
- a CDS encoding NAD-dependent succinate-semialdehyde dehydrogenase yields the protein MLISSINPANNQVIKQYNAHTADEVAKKINQTHQAWLQWHNTSFQERSALLHKLAEQLETRKNELAHLMAIEMGKPLNQGIGEAEKCAAVCTYYADNAESFLADQLIETEASKSFVTFQPIGTVLAVMPWNFPFWQVFRFLAPALAAGNCGVLKHASNVPGCALIIEEMVKAAGFPAHVFQTLLVGADAVEQIIEHPYIKAVTLTGSNGAGSKVAAKAGELIKKTVLELGGSDAYVILADADLDHAAHICVESRLINGGQSCIAAKRFIVVKDAEDEFTRLFVDKMAAKVMGDPLQGGVDIGPQARVNLRDQLHQQVEDSIAKGAKLLLGGKVCGGPGAYYPPTVLSNVKKGMPAFDEELFGPVAAIISATDEAEAIALANDSNFGLGAAIFTKDQARGEHIAATQLEAGSCFVNALVKSDPRLPFGGIKQSGYGRELGMFGIHEFVNIKTVFVG